AAGGCAGCTGATTCATCCAGTCATATTTATCACGTGTGCTAATGTTAACCACTCAGTGTGTCATCCAGtagttatttttacattttgacaacACGGGGAATTTTTCCAGGAGCCCCAAAGCTTTCATGTGTAGGGAAGAAGATAATGTCGTTTTGGTTTCAGTTTCATCAATGCCACATGCAGTTTGTAGTTATCTAGTCTATTTTAGTCCTTAATTCCCGTAATCCTCTCATGTCTTTTGATCACAGTGTTGGGCCCTGTCTGCCCTCTAAtgcacttcctctctctgcactcTAAGGTGTACACGGTGGTGGATGAGATGTTCCTAGCAGGGGAGATCAGGGAGACCAGTCAGACCAAGGTCCTCAAGCAGCTCCTCATGCTCCAGTCGCTCGAGTAGAAACCAGACAACCATCTGTCCTACCTGCCCAATAATCTGCTGCCCTGGCGCCTAAACCAACCTGCTCCTTGTTCCTGTCACTCTGGAAAGGACCCCCCCCAGCGTTTTCCTGCCTCCACAGAGCCAACACTTAAAGAACTTCAGGAGGGGGGTGTTTAGAAATAGAATATTGTTTACATATGGATATATAATATAGAAGCTTAATTCATCTCTTTGTCATAGCAGTCTATATGTTGCAGTATTCTGTAACTGTTGTACTGCTAATGAAGTCACCCAGTATAAAGGCTGTACAtttcaacatgttgacatttcatACACCACCTGAGTTACAGTCATATTTGTATCGTGTTCCCTATCCCCAAAGCCAGAGGCTGCAGAAATGCGTAATTTCATGTAGGTAGTCATTGCATTTATCTCCATGGAGCGTGGAAACACTGATGTAGAACCACCAGTGTTGCACTGCTCTCTCCTGCCCTCCTCCTTTCCTATTCATTAAACCTCAACATTCATTTAATGGCACTACTGTAACTAACAAGCACCATATATAAAGAGAGACCTCCTATAATGATTCAATGtgcactgagaaataaaaacagccttgCAGCCGTTTCTACAAACTCACGTAAGGAAAGACCTTGCAAGTTTTGTGGTATTGGACTCACCATGGCTACGCTGCATTTTATGTCTGGATCATAGTACAAGCAAACTACAACTAGAAAGCCCTTTAGAGCAATTGACCCAGCACGGCAAGTTCATAATTGAATGGAGTGTACTTAGGATGAGAGCCATTTTGACGGTGTGTTATGGTAACCTGTGCTGTGCCAGACATCCTCACAGCTGATAATGATAAATGGTGTAAGTTATGTTAGCTCAGATCACTTCTataatcattttataaaaaaaacaaaaaacaactaataTTATATGGTGCTTGTTGGTCACACAttaaacacttaaaacacaaatgcactcaGACAGAAGAAGACCTGGAcataaaaagtatattttacaTAAAGCAGTACTGTGAAGTTTGCTTTGTGTACATAGTGTGTAACTTGCGTGTATTGAATATTGTGAAATTAACACAATCATTCCAGAAAAAGTGGTTCTTGCTCACTATATGGTCTGAGcagtatttacatgtttaagATCAATAAATTCCTCTAGCATTgcataaaataacttttttttagaTTCCTCTCACAAGCCTCATGAAATCTGACAAAGAAACCCACTTTTATTAATTTCCCTTTGCTGGActtaaatgttaatgaaattaCGTACTCTAACCGTATCCAGTCATGAAGGTGGTTTCAAATGTTACTGTTGttgaatgtttgtatttttttttttttttttttttttaaatgattaggTAATAGTGAAATATGTACTGCTTCCCTTCTACACTTTTGTGAGTTTGTTGTTGGAAGGCGTGTGTATGTATTACTGTCTCCAGTTCAACTACCCACATCAATATGTCCCattatatgtaaataataaacagatgaaGTGATACATGAACATAAGCTATTTCTGATTAATCCTCTATAAGAAGGGAATTTTCTTAAAATTAGATCTGGATCTAACTTATCCCACATATTGTTATAACCTTAGCTTTAACAAGACTACAAGAAAACAATAGACTGAACCTCTCCTCTAAGTGCCATTGTCTTTAAATACAGGAGCTGGAGATTTTTCTGTCCAATATTTTAGCACCATCTAGTGGTAAAACATCAGCTCTTCCACAATAAATTATGCAATTTGGTTATGAGGTCATCCTGACAGCCTGACTACAATCAATAACTCAGTCAATATATCCACTTCAGCTACATTAAACCACTCTAGATGTTACTCCATCGACCCAGGAACATAAATCCAGACAATTGGACAAGGAGGGCATTTACTCTTCATCATAGGAGTCCTCTGATATCCTAACCTCACCCTGACTGCCTTTGAGAGAAATGATTTGACTGAAGAATAGAAGATGAGGCAAATGAATCACGTACACGGATTCAATTATTAAATTCAAGGGTCTGTTAATTCAGTAGGGATATAAATCTGATGTGTAATAGGTTGTGCTCACATTTGTGCACACAGGAGAGAGGGCAAAGACCTGAGATTTACCAATATTCACGATCGGATGTTTGTTAACTACCTGGAGCCACAAACTGACAGGAGCCTACAGCGGCTAAGAGACAGGCACCGATATAAACATCAACATCCAGAAGACAAGTGAAAAGCATTTACTGAAAAAACAAGCAGTTTACTGGGAATTGCATAATCATTACAATCAATGAGCAACACTCACCCTCAATTGACAATAGACAAATCTTATTTACAGCATAGGTTACTTGAGATGTACAGTAGTATTAAGGTTGATTATATAACATTAGTTACTAAACAACAACTGAGTTGGACTGCATTCATCAGGACTGAATTCAGACtagaataagtgaaaaaaaaacaatgcttACCATATGGCTATTTTGACGAGTGCTTAATATGAACTgtacaataaatacatacaaatgaATGCAAGCTCACTCTGGTTCAACAGGCTTCACCCATTGAGATCATCTGATTACTGAATACAGATGATGATAGAACTTGTGACTGTGAGTGATCAGTCACTGTCGATGGCCTCCTACAGCTCAGGAAGTCAACATCCTTTCATCGTTACCTCCACGTCAGCAGtgagcaacaaaaaaatcaaacctcAGACAACAGTCTTGCCTCGTAACAGCAGAAACGAGGAAATCAAACTAAGAATCTCAGTTGTTATTTAGTAAGAAATTAAAACATCTAcaattaaaatctttattacaGTATACAGTTCAAGTAAAATAAATTGTACAATTCTATAGTTACagcatataaacaaaaaaaaaatgaaaattcaaaagtaaaagtgcacTTGCAGAAGAGACAAACTATCACACAATGCCaatattttatgaaaacattttttttgaccATCTGTCTCGTGATATCCTATACTATCTCACGTTTGCACAACTCACCATGTCTCTCCCTTGAGTGCTGGCTCACTTGAGCTTAAACACATATGGTTTGTCTGGGAGGCCATATGCTAACATTTGAAGAGAAGACATGAGATAAGTTTGCAGGCAGTTTGTTTTGATCTCCTCTTGGCTGGGTCAGTATGACCTGCTCTCTCAGTGGTTCAGACAGACGCAGTGCCTTTGACTCAATAGTAGGGCGGGGAGTTTGGGTTATTAACTTAACCTcattctcctccagcagcaccaCAAGCCATACTGTCAGTGTTACATGAAGAGAGGAAACACGTTTCAGTGGAAattccccttttctctctgggGCAACACAGGGTCTGCTCTAAGGACAAAACATCTGGGTCGGCTCGAAAAGTAACAGTAACATTTTGCTGCAGAGCAGAGCTACTTCTGTGCTTCACAAGTGAAAACTACTTTGAAGgttaaaaacagaatgaattTTATCAAGGCAAAGCCTTGCATGATTAAACAATGTCAAACCTCTATGAGGGAACTGGGTGGGCGGCATGAAAGTTTCCCAAACATGGCACTGAGGCAAAACCAACTGTGGTTTCCTGTGACGTCccttatacagtatgtgcatgtagAGCATGAATCAAAGGGAGGTCATGGAGAAAAAACCCAGCAGGAGGAGTCAAAAACATTGTTAGCTTTGCAAAGATTGTTGATCCTTTCTTAATCTTTCACTGTGATAGGACCAGAGACACAGGGACTTGAACATGGTGTGAATCAGATAATACAAATCTACAGACTTTGGGGCCTTTGGAGTAAAATAAAGAGCAACAATTCTCTTTTTTGTGCTTTCAACCTGACCCACAGGCTTGTCTATGTGGATGTAGAGTGGAGTGACTGGATCATTCCCTTTGACAGTTTAGAGACATGATGACTGGGaataatatactgtagatcCACAATATCAAGTATATTACTAAGGCCAATACTCTACGTCGTAACAGTGCATTTTAAGGCAAACCAAAAATTTTAAAGACTCGTAACACACGTCAGAGTGACTAAAAGTCCTCGGTTTTACATTTGGGGTTGTCTGactttaaaaatctgaaatacaGTTTAATCTGCTGAGTAGCTGTTTCAATTTGCAGATCAGATGAAAAGCATTCATGGACAACAACTGCAGAAACCTTTGTAAAGATTTGAATAGCATCTGGTTTAGATTTCTATACAATAATTCTTACCCAAAATCTGTGCAAGTTGACTTCATATTATTTAATAAGAGGTCACTTTTAGACTATTTATCACTTAGTCACTATCAACAATAGGCTGAATTTATGGTAAATACAGTTAACTCAAACAATGGATAATAAAAAGCTAAATACCAAAGGGTGCCTTCATGAATGTTAAAACGCTGACCAAACTAATCATGAATCCCGTCCAGATTGCCTGAACAAGGAATATGCGCAAAATAGTTTACCAATAATAATTTACAAACAATGACGTGCAAACGCAGAAAGCATGTAGGTTCTACTAAAACCAGAATGAAAAAGCACAGAGATAAAACAACAGTAGGGCAGCCAATACACACAACCCTTCACCTGCCTGGTAAGTAACTGAGAAATTGATTTTTGAAGAAGAGAATTCTTCGTCTTTATGATCCCGGTGTGTTCACACCAAGTGGTTTCCCTGTCCAGACATAGGTGCAAAGCTGACCCCCTATGTAAGAAGTAGAAACTCTTAccagaggtcaggggtcaggggttGCAGTGATCTCCACGACCACTCATCCAGGTGATCCAAGGTGTGTAAGACTCTCTGCAGAAAGAAGGGTCCCACACACCAAAAAACACCTGgagctgaaatgttgaaagaGAAGGGATACGAGAAGGTGATCACTGACAGGCCCTCATCAATATTGAGGCAAGtagaaaaatcaaaagaaagagATTTCAAGTAAAGTCTCTTATTCAAAAGTACTACTGTTACAGCCTGAGGTGAGTACACACCACTGACCTGTAGGGGACGTCCTGTCTGTGTGGGCCTGTGGGCTGAGGTGAGGGTGGGGCCCCGATCCCTAGCAATTACACTGCTGCTTATTCTGTGTGGTGGTTCCTCTAGGCTGTCGCAGCTGCCTCAACGAAGCATCTCCATATTGGATACCTGAACCCATCCTCTCTGGGTCCAACTCACCTTTGAAATGAACCGCAAAAAACGTGTCAGCAATGCGGACATATACAGACAAATACGCTCGACTAAGTGCGGATCCGCAGGGCTTCATGCACAGAGATCATAAGTACAAATGGCTGcattctctcacacaaacacccaacctcttcaaacaaagaaaagaagtgtaCCTGAATCTATCTTGTTGAGGATGGTGCGAGCACACTTCAGAAAACCCTCCTCAACATTTTCTCCTGTCAGAGCACTGGTCTCTAGAAACATCAGCTCTTTatagacataaaataaaacaaacaatgaaaaagaggagaaaaatacagaattgAAAGTGTAAATGAGAAGGaaagtggacaaaataatagagaCAAAAATGTGTGATCGATTCAGCATCAGTCACCATTCTCCTGAGCGAAGCGTGAGGCCTCTAGGAAGGTCACCTCTCTGTCTGCGTCCAGGTCTTTCTTGTTGCCACACAGGATAATAACAATGTTGGGGCTTGCCAGTGTCCGTGCATCTGTCAGCCAGTTGGTCAGAGCATTATATGTCTCCCGG
The Seriola aureovittata isolate HTS-2021-v1 ecotype China chromosome 4, ASM2101889v1, whole genome shotgun sequence genome window above contains:
- the rab4b gene encoding ras-related protein Rab-4B; protein product: MSETYDFLFKFLVIGSAGTGKSCLLHQFIENKFKQDSNHTIGVEFGSRVVNVGGKTVKLQIWDTAGQERFRSVTRSYYRGAAGALLVYDITSRETYNALTNWLTDARTLASPNIVIILCGNKKDLDADREVTFLEASRFAQENELMFLETSALTGENVEEGFLKCARTILNKIDSGELDPERMGSGIQYGDASLRQLRQPRGTTTQNKQQCNC